Proteins encoded in a region of the Streptomyces sp. NBC_00310 genome:
- a CDS encoding RNA degradosome polyphosphate kinase, whose product MSQSNAQAAQVQHAQPSVGSITGHRPHTVSAVVSDLEPDIDADLDAYEEDDQGGERLPQGRFLDRERSWLAFNERVLELAEDPNTPLLERANFLAIFASNLDEFFMVRVAGLKRRIATGVATRSASGLQPREVLEMIWARSRELMARHAACFHEDVAPALAEEGVHLVRWSELEEKEQARLFTLFRHQIFPVLTPLAVDPAHPFPYISGLSLNLAVRVQNPVTGTSHFARVKVPPLLSRFLEASPGRFVPLEDVIGAHLEELFPGMEVLEHHAFRVTRNEDLEVEEDDAENLLQALEKELMRRRFGPPVRLEVEESINQEVLDLLVRELKIKESEVYPLTGPLDLTGLFRIASLDRPELKYRKFVAGVHRDLAEVESASAPDIFAALRNRDVLLHHPYDSFSTSVQAFLEQAADDPDVLAIKQTLYRTSGDSPIVNALIDAAEAGKQVLVLVEIKARFDEHANIKWARKLEEAGCHVVYGLVGLKTHCKLSLVVRQEGETLRRYSHVGTGNYHPKTARLYEDLGVLTSDPQVGADLSDLFNRLSGYSRRETYRRLLVAPKSLRDGLIARVNKEVQHHRAGRPAHVRIKVNSIVDEALIDSLYRASQAGVPVDVWVRGICAIRPGVPGLSENIRVRSVLGRFLEHSRIFGFGNGGEPEVWIGSADMMHRNLDRRIEALLRVTDPAHRAALNRLLETGMSDTTSSWHLGPDGEWTRHATDADGQPLRNVQEMLIDARRRRRGTATP is encoded by the coding sequence ATGAGCCAGTCCAACGCCCAGGCAGCCCAGGTCCAGCACGCGCAGCCGTCCGTCGGCTCCATAACCGGCCACCGCCCCCACACGGTGTCGGCCGTGGTGTCCGACCTGGAACCCGACATCGACGCCGACCTCGACGCGTACGAGGAGGACGACCAGGGTGGCGAAAGGCTGCCGCAGGGCCGTTTCCTCGACCGGGAGCGCAGCTGGCTCGCCTTCAACGAGCGCGTCCTGGAACTGGCCGAGGACCCGAACACCCCCCTCCTCGAACGGGCGAACTTCCTGGCGATCTTCGCCAGCAACCTCGACGAGTTCTTCATGGTCCGGGTGGCCGGCCTGAAGCGCCGTATCGCCACCGGCGTCGCCACGAGGTCCGCCTCCGGTCTCCAGCCCCGCGAGGTGCTGGAGATGATCTGGGCCCGCTCCCGCGAGCTGATGGCCCGGCACGCCGCCTGCTTCCACGAGGACGTCGCCCCGGCGCTGGCCGAGGAGGGCGTGCACCTGGTCCGCTGGAGCGAACTGGAGGAGAAGGAGCAGGCCCGGCTCTTCACGCTCTTCCGTCACCAGATCTTCCCGGTGCTGACGCCGCTGGCCGTCGACCCGGCGCACCCCTTCCCGTACATCTCGGGTCTCTCCCTGAACCTGGCCGTCCGCGTGCAGAACCCGGTGACCGGCACCTCGCACTTCGCCCGCGTCAAGGTGCCGCCGCTGCTGTCCCGCTTCCTGGAGGCCTCCCCGGGCCGGTTCGTCCCGCTGGAGGACGTGATCGGCGCCCATCTGGAGGAGCTGTTCCCGGGCATGGAGGTGCTGGAGCACCACGCCTTCCGGGTCACCCGCAACGAGGACCTGGAGGTCGAGGAGGACGACGCCGAGAACCTCCTCCAGGCCCTGGAGAAGGAGCTCATGCGGCGCCGCTTCGGGCCGCCGGTGCGCCTGGAGGTCGAGGAGAGCATCAACCAGGAGGTCCTGGACCTGCTGGTGCGCGAGCTGAAGATCAAGGAGTCCGAGGTCTACCCGCTGACCGGGCCCCTGGACCTCACCGGCCTCTTCCGCATCGCCTCCCTGGACCGGCCGGAGCTGAAGTACCGCAAGTTCGTCGCCGGCGTCCACCGCGACCTGGCCGAGGTCGAGTCGGCGTCCGCGCCCGACATCTTCGCCGCCCTGCGCAACCGGGACGTGCTGCTGCACCACCCGTACGACTCGTTCTCGACGTCGGTGCAGGCGTTCCTGGAGCAGGCGGCCGACGACCCGGACGTCCTCGCGATCAAGCAGACCCTGTACCGGACCTCCGGCGACTCCCCCATAGTCAACGCGCTCATCGACGCCGCCGAGGCCGGCAAGCAGGTCCTCGTCCTGGTCGAGATCAAGGCCCGCTTCGACGAGCACGCCAACATCAAGTGGGCGCGCAAGCTGGAGGAGGCCGGCTGCCACGTCGTCTACGGCCTGGTCGGCCTGAAGACCCACTGCAAGCTCTCCCTGGTGGTCCGCCAGGAGGGCGAGACGCTCCGGCGCTACAGCCACGTCGGCACGGGCAACTACCACCCGAAGACGGCGAGGCTGTACGAGGACCTGGGCGTGCTGACGTCGGACCCGCAGGTCGGCGCGGACCTCTCCGACCTCTTCAACCGCCTCTCCGGCTACTCGCGCCGCGAGACCTACCGCCGCCTCCTCGTCGCGCCCAAGTCCCTGCGCGACGGCCTGATCGCCCGCGTCAACAAGGAGGTCCAGCACCACCGTGCCGGACGTCCCGCGCACGTCCGCATCAAGGTCAACTCGATCGTGGACGAGGCGCTCATCGACTCCCTGTACCGGGCCTCGCAGGCGGGTGTTCCGGTCGACGTGTGGGTGCGCGGCATCTGCGCCATACGCCCCGGCGTGCCGGGCCTGTCGGAGAACATCCGGGTCCGCTCGGTCCTCGGCCGCTTCCTCGAACACTCCCGGATCTTCGGCTTCGGCAACGGCGGCGAGCCGGAGGTGTGGATCGGCAGCGCCGACATGATGCACCGCAACCTCGACCGCCGGATCGAGGCCCTGCTGCGGGTCACCGACCCGGCCCACCGGGCGGCGCTCAACCGCCTGCTGGAGACCGGTATGTCCGACACGACCTCCTCCTGGCACCTCGGTCCCGACGGCGAGTGGACCCGGCACGCGACCGACGCCGACGGCCAGCCCCTGCGCAACGTCCAGGAGATGCTCATTGACGCCCGGAGGCGCCGGCGTGGCACAGCAACACCTTGA
- a CDS encoding CHAD domain-containing protein, whose amino-acid sequence MAQQHLDPTDPTVVPADAVAGYLRARATEFLRALRTHRETGGGAAAGAEESTDAALALRRSARRISGTLHTFRPLLDADWSESLRPELAWLSGTLGREHAYAARLHRLVTALNRLSGATNFPTQTAIPTRTTTASTGSRSTTSASGGSRSTTSASGGSRSATSASAVGSRSAGAERVGTADPGTAGPGTRPPAAPDRGNLTVGAAKAGALLDRQLTLARTRAHSAALQALGSSRFHAVADSVAVLASEVPLTPTAPTADLRPLAAAAHDRLRDAVTGLPLHTAGHPYNAEALIHGLSPDTAPHPQDAPWHQVRLLLRLHRYALEVLYPEAVPVDVRLLAAGEALNRHRDASEAASAAAAAARTPRIAPATAYALGVLHADQRHEVEASRFAFQQSWQKEAVSTS is encoded by the coding sequence GTGGCACAGCAACACCTTGACCCCACGGACCCCACGGTCGTACCCGCCGATGCCGTCGCCGGCTATCTGCGGGCCCGGGCCACGGAGTTCCTCCGCGCGCTGCGCACCCACCGCGAGACCGGTGGGGGCGCGGCGGCGGGCGCCGAGGAGTCCACCGACGCGGCCCTGGCCCTGCGCCGCTCGGCCCGCCGCATCAGCGGCACGCTGCACACCTTCCGCCCCCTCCTGGACGCCGACTGGTCGGAATCCCTCCGCCCCGAACTGGCCTGGCTGTCCGGCACACTGGGCCGCGAGCACGCGTACGCGGCCCGCCTGCACCGCCTGGTGACGGCCCTGAACCGCCTGTCCGGAGCCACGAACTTCCCGACCCAGACGGCGATCCCCACCCGCACCACCACCGCCTCTACGGGCAGCCGCTCCACCACCTCAGCCTCCGGGGGCAGCCGCTCCACCACCTCAGCCTCCGGGGGCAGCCGCTCCGCCACCTCAGCCTCCGCTGTGGGCAGTCGTTCCGCTGGGGCGGAACGGGTGGGCACAGCGGACCCCGGGACCGCCGGCCCAGGTACCCGCCCCCCGGCCGCCCCCGATCGCGGCAACCTCACAGTCGGCGCGGCCAAGGCCGGCGCGCTCCTGGACCGCCAGCTCACCCTCGCCCGCACCCGGGCCCACTCGGCGGCCCTCCAGGCCCTCGGCTCCTCCCGCTTCCACGCCGTCGCCGACAGCGTCGCCGTACTGGCCAGCGAGGTCCCCCTCACCCCCACCGCCCCCACGGCCGACCTGCGCCCCCTGGCCGCCGCCGCCCACGACCGCCTGCGCGACGCGGTCACCGGCCTGCCCCTGCACACCGCCGGCCACCCCTACAACGCCGAGGCCCTCATCCACGGCCTCTCCCCCGACACCGCACCCCACCCGCAGGACGCCCCCTGGCACCAGGTACGGCTCCTGCTCCGCCTCCACCGCTACGCCCTGGAGGTCCTGTACCCCGAGGCCGTCCCCGTCGACGTACGCCTCCTCGCGGCCGGCGAGGCCCTCAACCGCCACCGCGACGCCTCCGAAGCGGCCTCCGCGGCGGCCGCCGCCGCCCGCACCCCCCGTATCGCCCCGGCCACGGCCTACGCCCTCGGCGTCCTCCACGCCGACCAGCGCCACGAGGTGGAGGCATCCCGGTTCGCGTTCCAGCAGTCCTGGCAGAAGGAGGCGGTGAGCACGTCGTGA
- a CDS encoding NUDIX hydrolase produces MNENTDAVIRAAGCVLWRPSPDGGDLRICLVHRPKYDDWSHPKGKLKPDEDALAGALREVEEETGHRCAPGPRLPTTHYFVNGRAKRVSYWAAEALDGHFTPNREVDRILWLDPADARDRLTQPRDRELIDEFLAILRHA; encoded by the coding sequence GTGAACGAGAACACCGACGCCGTGATCCGGGCGGCGGGCTGCGTCCTGTGGCGCCCCTCCCCCGACGGCGGGGACCTGCGGATCTGCCTGGTCCACCGGCCGAAGTACGACGACTGGTCGCACCCCAAGGGCAAGTTGAAGCCCGACGAGGACGCCCTCGCCGGCGCGCTGCGCGAGGTCGAGGAGGAGACCGGCCACCGCTGCGCGCCCGGCCCCCGGCTGCCCACGACCCACTACTTCGTCAACGGGCGCGCCAAGCGGGTGAGTTACTGGGCGGCCGAGGCGCTCGACGGCCACTTCACGCCCAACCGCGAGGTGGACCGGATCCTCTGGCTGGACCCGGCCGACGCCCGCGACCGTCTCACCCAGCCCCGCGACCGGGAACTGATCGACGAGTTCCTGGCGATCCTCCGCCACGCGTAA
- a CDS encoding metal-sensitive transcriptional regulator: MTTTGAGAEVPSAVDGVEPGVVTDHDRGIHGYHQQKDEHLKRLRRIEGQIRGLQRMVDEDVYCIDILTQVSASTKALQSFALQLLEEHLRHCVADAALKGGTEIDAKVEEATKAIGRLLRT, encoded by the coding sequence ATGACGACCACAGGGGCCGGCGCTGAAGTGCCCTCCGCCGTAGACGGAGTGGAGCCGGGTGTCGTGACCGACCACGACCGTGGAATCCACGGGTACCACCAGCAGAAAGACGAGCATCTGAAGCGCCTGCGGCGCATCGAGGGACAGATCCGCGGGCTCCAGCGGATGGTCGACGAGGACGTCTACTGCATCGACATACTCACCCAGGTCTCCGCCTCCACCAAGGCCCTGCAGTCCTTCGCGCTGCAGCTTCTCGAGGAACACCTGCGGCACTGCGTCGCCGACGCGGCCCTCAAGGGCGGCACCGAGATCGACGCGAAGGTGGAGGAGGCCACGAAGGCGATCGGGCGGCTGCTGCGGACCTGA
- a CDS encoding DUF47 domain-containing protein, protein MRFRLTPRETSFYDMFAASADNIVTGSKLLMELLGADAAGRAEIAERMRAAEHAGDDATHAIFHQLNSSFITPFDREDIYNLASSLDDIMDFMEEAVDLVVLYNVEELPKGVEQQIEVLARAAELTAEAMPNLRTMANLTEYWIEVNRLENQADQIHRKLLAMLFNGKYEAIEVLKLKQIVDVLEEAADAFEHVANTVETIAVKES, encoded by the coding sequence GTGCGCTTTCGTCTGACCCCCAGGGAGACGAGCTTCTACGACATGTTCGCCGCGTCCGCGGACAACATCGTCACGGGCTCGAAACTCCTCATGGAACTGCTCGGGGCGGACGCCGCCGGCCGGGCCGAGATCGCAGAGCGTATGCGGGCCGCTGAACACGCCGGTGACGACGCCACACACGCGATCTTCCACCAGCTGAACTCCTCGTTCATCACGCCGTTCGACCGCGAGGACATCTACAACCTCGCGTCCTCCCTCGACGACATCATGGACTTCATGGAGGAGGCCGTCGACCTGGTCGTCCTCTACAACGTCGAGGAACTGCCCAAGGGCGTCGAGCAGCAGATCGAGGTGCTGGCGCGGGCCGCCGAGCTGACCGCCGAGGCCATGCCGAACCTGCGCACCATGGCCAACCTCACGGAGTACTGGATCGAGGTCAACCGGCTGGAGAACCAGGCCGACCAGATCCACCGCAAGCTGCTGGCCATGCTCTTCAACGGCAAGTACGAAGCCATCGAGGTGCTGAAACTCAAGCAGATCGTGGATGTGCTGGAGGAGGCGGCGGACGCCTTCGAACACGTGGCCAACACGGTGGAGACCATCGCGGTCAAGGAGTCCTGA
- a CDS encoding inorganic phosphate transporter, translating to MDTLALVVTIGVALFFTYTNGFHDSANAIATSVSTRALTPRAALAMAAVMNLVGAFLGSGVAKTVSEGLISTPEGSKGMGILFAALVGAITWNLVTWYFGLPSSSSHALFGGMVGAALAGGTTVYWSGVLEKVVIPMFVSPVVGLVVGYLVMAGIMWIFRRANPHKAKRGFRIAQTVSAAGMALGHGLQDAQKTMGIVVMALVIADVEDYGDPIPVWVKIVCAVMLSLGTYAGGWRIMRTLGRKIIELDPPQGFAAETTGASIMFITAFIFKAPISTTHIITSAIMGVGATKRVNAVRWGVAKNIILGWFITMPAAALVAATSFWIVNLAVL from the coding sequence ATGGACACCTTGGCTCTGGTCGTGACCATCGGGGTCGCGCTCTTCTTCACGTACACCAACGGCTTCCACGATTCCGCGAACGCGATCGCGACCTCGGTGTCGACCCGCGCGCTGACGCCCCGGGCGGCCCTCGCCATGGCCGCGGTGATGAACCTCGTCGGCGCCTTCCTCGGCAGCGGCGTCGCCAAGACGGTCAGCGAGGGCCTGATCTCCACGCCCGAGGGCTCCAAGGGGATGGGCATCCTCTTCGCGGCACTCGTCGGCGCGATCACCTGGAACCTCGTCACCTGGTACTTCGGCCTGCCGTCCTCCTCCTCCCACGCGCTGTTCGGCGGCATGGTGGGCGCGGCGCTCGCGGGCGGTACGACGGTCTACTGGTCCGGCGTCCTCGAAAAGGTCGTCATCCCGATGTTCGTGTCACCGGTGGTCGGCCTGGTCGTCGGCTATCTGGTGATGGCGGGAATCATGTGGATATTCCGCCGCGCCAACCCGCACAAGGCGAAGCGCGGTTTCCGTATAGCGCAGACCGTGTCGGCGGCGGGCATGGCCCTCGGCCACGGTCTCCAGGACGCGCAGAAGACGATGGGCATCGTCGTGATGGCCCTGGTCATCGCGGACGTCGAGGACTACGGCGATCCCATCCCGGTCTGGGTGAAGATCGTCTGCGCGGTCATGCTCTCCCTCGGCACGTACGCGGGCGGCTGGCGCATCATGCGCACCCTCGGCCGGAAGATCATCGAACTCGACCCGCCGCAGGGCTTCGCCGCCGAGACCACCGGCGCGTCGATCATGTTCATCACGGCCTTCATCTTCAAGGCCCCCATCTCCACGACCCACATCATCACCTCGGCGATCATGGGCGTGGGCGCCACGAAGCGGGTGAACGCCGTCCGCTGGGGCGTCGCCAAGAACATCATCCTGGGCTGGTTCATCACGATGCCGGCCGCGGCCCTGGTCGCCGCGACGAGCTTCTGGATCGTGAACCTGGCGGTTCTCTGA
- the pstB gene encoding phosphate ABC transporter ATP-binding protein PstB, giving the protein MAKRIDVSGLNAYYGSFRAIEDISMTVEPRTVTAFIGPSGCGKSTFLRTLNRMHEVTPGGRVEGKVMLDDEDLYGTGVDPVSVRREVGMVFQRPNPFPTMSIYDNVAAGLKLLGTKKKAELDDVVEKSLKGANLWKEVKDRLGKPGSGLSGGQQQRLCIARAIAVEPKVLLMDEPCSALDPISTLAIEDLIGELKERFTIVIVTHNMQQAARVSDRTAFFNLAAVGQPGKLIELDDTERIFSNPSVQATEDYISGRFG; this is encoded by the coding sequence ATGGCCAAGCGAATCGACGTCAGCGGCCTCAACGCCTATTACGGCTCCTTCCGGGCCATCGAGGACATCTCGATGACCGTCGAGCCCCGTACCGTGACGGCCTTCATCGGCCCCTCCGGCTGTGGCAAGTCCACGTTCCTGCGCACCCTGAACCGGATGCACGAGGTGACGCCGGGCGGCCGGGTCGAGGGCAAGGTCATGCTCGACGACGAGGACCTGTACGGCACCGGGGTCGACCCCGTCTCCGTGCGGCGTGAGGTCGGCATGGTCTTCCAGCGCCCGAACCCGTTCCCCACGATGTCGATCTACGACAACGTGGCGGCGGGCCTGAAGCTGCTCGGCACCAAGAAGAAGGCCGAGCTGGACGACGTCGTCGAGAAGTCCCTCAAGGGCGCGAACCTCTGGAAAGAGGTCAAGGACCGCCTGGGCAAGCCGGGCTCCGGCCTCTCCGGTGGCCAGCAGCAGCGGCTGTGCATCGCCCGTGCCATCGCGGTCGAGCCGAAGGTGCTGCTCATGGACGAGCCGTGCTCCGCGCTGGACCCGATCTCGACGCTCGCCATCGAGGACCTCATCGGTGAGCTGAAGGAACGCTTCACGATCGTCATCGTGACGCACAACATGCAGCAGGCGGCGCGGGTCTCCGACCGGACGGCGTTCTTCAACCTCGCGGCCGTGGGGCAGCCGGGCAAGCTCATCGAGCTGGACGACACGGAGCGGATCTTCTCCAACCCGTCCGTCCAGGCCACGGAGGACTACATCTCCGGCCGCTTCGGCTAG
- the pstA gene encoding phosphate ABC transporter permease PstA: MSNATLSPKGPSTLRAASLPRWFAWAVAVGSVALGLGISTVAGLESSIQWALIAGLLFVLGTYGIAARVEGKRQAKDRVATSLVWVAFLLAVLPLASLVWETISRGVKVLDGYFLSHSMGVVADTEPGGGIYHAILGTLEQVGIATVISVPIGVLTAIYLVEYGRGKLAKAVTFFVDVMTGIPSIVAGLFILSTWILLLGMGPSGFAGAMALTILMLPVVVRSTEEMLKLVPNELREASLALGVPKWRTILKVVLPTAIGGITTGVMLAVARIAGETAPVLLLVWGSNFINANPFADPQASLPMYIYLQYANSGGSGAAYDRAWAAALTLIAFIMILNLAARGIARWKAPKSGR, from the coding sequence ATGAGCAACGCAACTCTCTCCCCGAAGGGCCCCAGCACGCTGCGGGCCGCGTCCCTGCCCAGGTGGTTCGCGTGGGCGGTCGCCGTCGGCTCGGTCGCCCTGGGCCTCGGCATCAGCACCGTGGCGGGCCTGGAGAGCTCGATCCAGTGGGCCCTGATCGCCGGCCTCCTCTTCGTCCTCGGCACGTACGGCATCGCCGCGCGCGTCGAGGGCAAGCGGCAGGCCAAGGACCGGGTCGCCACCAGCCTCGTCTGGGTCGCGTTCCTGCTCGCCGTGCTCCCGCTGGCCTCCCTCGTGTGGGAGACCATCAGCCGTGGTGTGAAGGTCCTCGACGGATACTTCCTCAGCCACTCGATGGGCGTGGTCGCCGACACCGAGCCCGGCGGCGGCATCTACCACGCGATCCTCGGCACCCTGGAGCAGGTAGGCATCGCCACCGTGATCTCCGTGCCGATCGGTGTGCTGACCGCGATCTACCTGGTCGAGTACGGCCGGGGCAAGCTCGCCAAGGCCGTCACCTTCTTCGTCGACGTCATGACGGGCATCCCGTCGATCGTCGCGGGCCTGTTCATCCTCAGCACCTGGATCCTGCTGCTCGGCATGGGCCCCTCCGGCTTCGCCGGCGCGATGGCGCTGACCATCCTGATGCTGCCGGTCGTCGTCCGCTCCACCGAGGAGATGCTCAAGCTCGTCCCGAACGAGCTGCGCGAGGCCTCGCTGGCCCTGGGCGTGCCGAAGTGGCGCACTATCCTGAAGGTCGTGCTGCCGACCGCCATCGGCGGTATCACGACCGGTGTGATGCTCGCCGTCGCCCGTATCGCCGGTGAGACCGCTCCGGTACTGCTCCTGGTGTGGGGTTCGAACTTCATCAACGCGAACCCCTTCGCCGACCCGCAGGCGTCGCTGCCGATGTACATCTACCTGCAGTACGCGAACAGCGGCGGCTCCGGTGCGGCCTACGACCGTGCGTGGGCGGCGGCCCTGACGCTCATCGCCTTCATCATGATCCTGAACCTGGCGGCCCGCGGCATCGCCCGCTGGAAGGCGCCGAAGTCCGGTCGCTGA
- the pstC gene encoding phosphate ABC transporter permease subunit PstC has protein sequence MDISTKENPAPPTPPTSETAEQKRAARGATRPGDRIFLGLSRGSGIFILALMAAIAVFLSYRAAIAISKDEANFFTTFEWNPTAVPPVFGIAVLAFGTVVSSIIAMAIAVPVAVGIALFITHYAPRRLGGPIAYVIDLLAAVPSIVYGLWGALVLVPQLDGLYGWLNDYLGWTGILSWQGGAPRSMLTVGILLAIMILPIITNVSREVFRQVPQMQEEAALALGATRWEVIRMAVLPFGRSGVISASMLGLGRALGETMAVAMVLSSSFEINLSLLDPGGGTFAQNIASKFSEATEMGRDALIASGLVLFVITLLVNGAARLIIARRKEFSGANA, from the coding sequence ATGGACATATCGACCAAAGAAAATCCCGCTCCCCCCACCCCACCGACGTCCGAGACCGCCGAGCAGAAGCGGGCCGCCCGCGGCGCCACCCGCCCCGGCGACCGGATCTTCCTCGGCCTGTCCCGGGGTTCCGGCATCTTCATCCTTGCGCTGATGGCGGCCATCGCCGTGTTCCTCAGCTACCGCGCCGCCATCGCGATCAGCAAGGACGAGGCCAACTTCTTCACCACCTTCGAGTGGAACCCCACCGCGGTCCCGCCGGTCTTCGGCATCGCGGTCCTGGCGTTCGGCACCGTCGTCTCGTCGATCATCGCGATGGCCATCGCGGTCCCGGTCGCGGTCGGTATCGCCCTCTTCATCACGCACTACGCCCCGCGCAGGCTGGGCGGTCCGATCGCGTACGTGATCGACCTGCTCGCCGCCGTGCCGTCCATCGTGTACGGCCTGTGGGGCGCCCTGGTCCTCGTACCGCAGCTCGACGGCCTCTACGGCTGGCTGAACGACTACCTCGGCTGGACCGGCATCCTCTCGTGGCAGGGTGGCGCCCCCCGCTCGATGCTCACCGTCGGCATCCTGCTCGCGATCATGATCCTGCCGATCATCACCAACGTGAGCCGTGAGGTCTTCCGGCAGGTCCCGCAGATGCAGGAGGAGGCCGCGCTGGCCCTCGGCGCCACCCGCTGGGAAGTGATCCGCATGGCGGTGCTGCCCTTCGGGCGCTCCGGCGTCATCTCCGCCTCGATGCTCGGCCTCGGCCGCGCGCTCGGCGAGACCATGGCCGTGGCGATGGTCCTGTCGTCCAGCTTCGAGATCAACCTCAGCCTGCTCGACCCGGGCGGCGGCACCTTCGCCCAGAACATCGCCAGCAAGTTCAGTGAGGCCACCGAGATGGGCCGGGACGCCCTCATCGCCTCCGGTCTGGTCCTGTTCGTCATCACCCTGCTGGTCAACGGCGCGGCCCGGCTGATCATCGCCCGCCGCAAGGAGTTCTCGGGGGCCAACGCATGA
- the pstS gene encoding phosphate ABC transporter substrate-binding protein PstS — protein sequence MKLQRKNRLRALSLGAVAVTGALTLTACGSDDTGGTSGSGDSTASANSSIDCGDAKGQLLADGSSAQKNAIDAWVKQYQSTCKSVVINYKGSGSGAGITAFTQGQVAFAGSDSALKPEEVTASKETCSGGQGIDLPMVGGPIAVGYNVPGVESLVLDAKTLALIFDSKITNWNDKAIAALNPDAKLPDLKIQAFHRSDESGTTDNFTKYLIAAAPDSWKYEGGKAWQAKGGQSAQGSSGVAQGVKETEGAISYMELSYAKDGISTVDVKTGAAEPVKATVENATKAISEAQVVGTGKDLALKLNYTPTAEGAYPITLVTYEIVCDKGNKAETLPATKSFLTYVASEDGQALLSEAGYAPMPEEIITKVRTTISELS from the coding sequence GTGAAGCTTCAGCGCAAGAACCGACTGCGCGCCCTTTCTCTCGGTGCTGTCGCCGTCACCGGCGCCCTGACCCTCACCGCGTGCGGGTCCGACGACACCGGCGGCACGAGCGGCTCCGGCGACAGCACGGCGTCCGCCAACAGCAGCATCGACTGCGGCGACGCCAAGGGTCAGCTGCTGGCCGACGGCTCCTCCGCGCAGAAGAACGCCATCGACGCCTGGGTCAAGCAGTACCAGAGCACCTGCAAGAGCGTCGTGATCAACTACAAGGGCAGCGGCTCGGGCGCGGGTATCACCGCGTTCACCCAGGGCCAGGTCGCCTTCGCGGGCTCCGACTCGGCGCTGAAGCCCGAAGAGGTCACGGCCTCCAAGGAGACCTGCTCCGGCGGTCAGGGCATCGACCTGCCGATGGTCGGCGGTCCGATCGCCGTCGGTTACAACGTCCCGGGTGTCGAGAGCCTGGTCCTGGACGCCAAGACCCTGGCCCTGATCTTCGACAGCAAGATCACCAACTGGAACGACAAGGCCATCGCGGCGCTGAACCCCGACGCCAAGCTGCCCGACCTCAAGATCCAGGCCTTCCACCGCTCGGACGAGTCCGGCACCACGGACAACTTCACCAAGTACCTGATCGCCGCGGCCCCCGACAGCTGGAAGTACGAGGGCGGCAAGGCCTGGCAGGCCAAGGGCGGCCAGTCCGCGCAGGGTTCCTCCGGTGTCGCGCAGGGCGTGAAGGAGACCGAGGGCGCGATCTCCTACATGGAGCTCTCCTACGCCAAGGACGGCATCAGCACGGTGGACGTCAAGACCGGTGCCGCCGAGCCGGTGAAGGCGACCGTCGAGAACGCCACCAAGGCCATCTCCGAGGCCCAGGTCGTGGGCACCGGCAAGGACCTGGCGCTGAAGCTCAACTACACGCCGACCGCCGAGGGCGCCTACCCGATCACCCTCGTCACCTACGAGATCGTCTGTGACAAGGGCAACAAGGCGGAGACCCTGCCCGCCACCAAGTCCTTCCTCACCTACGTCGCCTCCGAGGACGGCCAGGCGCTGCTCTCCGAGGCCGGGTACGCCCCGATGCCCGAGGAGATCATCACCAAGGTCCGCACGACCATCTCGGAACTGAGCTGA